One region of Limnospira fusiformis SAG 85.79 genomic DNA includes:
- a CDS encoding Tic22 family protein, whose protein sequence is MEAWGKCQNELLRSQLENMIKSFFHLSLLLGVISSHLLMSPILPPRTVGASLLGTQAAEALTLEEIQEKLRPVPVFTITDPTGSPLVATVPAGENGSGTAAVAGIFISRQDALRFVENLRNNNPELANSVEVTAVSLGEVYKMSQQSRNRPDDIQFAYVPVQREVESARAVMQQSGRSPNEFNGVPLFMARGGPDNGYLTIQRGNDQVIPMFFSKQDLEGMLSQFQEQQPDLISSVTVQVVPLEALLEAFRTDDNQFLDRIILVPPRETLEFLRNN, encoded by the coding sequence ATGGAAGCGTGGGGGAAATGTCAAAATGAACTATTACGATCGCAACTTGAGAACATGATTAAATCATTTTTCCATTTGAGCCTGTTACTGGGAGTTATCAGTAGCCATTTGTTAATGAGTCCCATCCTCCCACCGAGGACCGTGGGAGCATCTCTGCTGGGAACCCAGGCGGCTGAAGCATTAACATTAGAGGAAATTCAGGAAAAATTACGGCCAGTCCCAGTATTTACCATTACCGACCCTACCGGTTCCCCCCTAGTGGCCACAGTTCCCGCTGGAGAAAATGGCAGCGGTACCGCTGCGGTAGCAGGGATATTTATTAGCCGTCAGGATGCTCTAAGATTTGTGGAAAATCTGAGAAACAATAACCCTGAATTGGCTAACTCCGTGGAGGTAACAGCAGTTTCTCTGGGGGAAGTCTATAAAATGAGCCAACAGAGTCGCAACCGTCCTGATGATATCCAATTTGCTTATGTTCCGGTGCAGCGAGAGGTAGAATCAGCCCGGGCGGTAATGCAGCAAAGTGGTCGATCGCCTAATGAGTTTAATGGCGTGCCTCTGTTTATGGCAAGAGGAGGCCCAGACAATGGTTATTTAACCATCCAGCGTGGCAATGACCAAGTGATTCCTATGTTCTTCTCTAAACAAGACTTAGAGGGGATGTTATCCCAATTTCAAGAACAGCAACCGGACTTAATATCTTCGGTTACTGTCCAGGTGGTTCCTCTGGAAGCGTTATTAGAAGCCTTCCGAACTGATGATAACCAATTTTTAGATCGGATCATCTTAGTTCCACCCCGGGAAACCTTGGAATTTTTGAGAAATAATTAG